The sequence AGTGTGCTGCAGTGGGAAGTGGAATATCAGCGTTTTGACGACAGTTAAATTGTTTGATGTATGTGACCTGCGAGACAATGCCTTACCACACACTGAGGGTATTTCACTTCCCCATTTTGCCATATGCCACCTAGCTTTGGTTTCCTCTGCCCTTCCCCCAAATGGGTAGAAGTAGGCCAGTGTTAGAGATCTGCAACCAGTCTCCTTTAGCAATACCTCCACATAAAATTTTTTTGATAGATTACGCCTGCAGTAATGAAACAGGTGTTTTCGAGTGATTTATCTAAAGCACTGACTTACTGCTGCCCCTTTCCTGCAGGTGATGGTATGAATGCTTACATGGCCTACAGAGTCTCTACACAGGTATTTGCCTTTATATTATCAAAacattatctttttttattgtgtttattcacTGCACGcatatgctgtgtgtatatgtggggtGTGGTTGTTTGTACATTATAGTCTGTATTGTGAATATGTAAGTGAGGTCTTTTCACTGCAtacctgtagtgtgtgtgtactacagcATGTATGACAATatatgtttttctctctcacatgtacacacagacaACGTTGTCCATGTTCCGCAGTAAGCAGTTCACAGTGCGCAGACGCTTCAGCGATTTTCTGGGCCTCTATGAGAAACTATcagaaaaacattcacagaatGGACACATTGTGCCTCCACCACCAGAGAAGAGCATTCTGGGTATTTTGGATTTTGTATGGCAAAAACTCTTCAGATATTTTGTTTccttctgatatattttttaacaaaatgtaaCTGCCATGTGCCTTTTTTCTATTAAAGGAATGACCAAAGTGAAGGTGGGAAAAGAAGACCCGTCATCGGCTGAGTTTGTTGAAAGGAGGAGAGCTGCTCTAGAAAGGTTGTTCTCTCTAGAAATGAATTTTTAGTTATGgattttatattgattttttcaATTATGATTAGGGATTGGTGTCTTTTAATAGTTAAATGGTTCTACCCATCAAATTTATTGCTTAGGTATCTCCAGAGACTGGTGTCTCATCCATCTCTGCTGCAAGACCCAGATGTGAGAGAGTTTTTAGAGAAAGAGGAAGTAAGAgatatctctcacacacactcctaaatgTTGGATCGTTTATGTagtaacacacaccatgatTTAAAGTAACATCACACCCATAGGTGCTCATACCAAAACCATGGGCATTAATACAGGGTTGGACCTTCTTTATTGTTATAATGAGCCCCACTCTCCTAGggaggttttccactagatgctggaatgtggctgtggggatctttgttcattcagctacaagagaattagtgagatcagacactcatGTTGTAAGAgcgaggaggtctggggtgcagtcggttTTTCCACTCCAAgtttaacacaccatgtcttcatggagctgtgTATgccatcatgctggaacagggtttgagtctcttagtccagtgaagggaaactgtaaacCTAAAATATGCAAAATCATTTTGCACAATTATGTGCTTCAAAGTTTGTGGTACCGGTTTGGAGACGagccacatatgggtgtgatggtcaggtgacaACATAATGTGACTCAATTTGTAGTTGGTGTTCTCAGAAAAAAAGTCTGGCCCTAacgtgtgttctgtgttctgttaGTTACCCAGGGCAGTTAGTACCCAGGCACTGAGTGGAGCTGGATTCCTCAAGATGATCAACAAGGCCACTGATGCCGTCAGCAAGATGACcatcaaaatgaatgaatcagatGTTGTGAGTATCACTCCTGCTGTTAGTATGATGACTCAGTCTTATTCAATCTACCACAACGTCTTTAATGGTAAGTGGTTGAGTGAATTaatgtgtgttgtacatcagtGGTTTGAAGACAAGCTGCAAGAGGTAGAGAATGAGGACCAACAGTTGAGGAAGCTGCACGCCATGGTGGAGTCCCTTGTTAACCACAGAAAAGGTAGATTTACATAGCGTGATGTCTAAACGTTGTGGTGATGGCTGGTTCTTTTCTATTAAGCAATGAGAAGGATAGCAATAAACAAGTTGTCTGTTTGCAGAATTGTCCATGAACACAGCAGTGTTTGCAAAGAGCGTGGCAATGTTGGGTAGTTCAGAGGATAACACTGCACTCTCCCGAGCCCTGTCCCAGCTGGCTGAAGTGGAGGACCGCATTGAGCAGCTTCATCAGGACCAGGCTTCCAATGACTTCTTCATTTTTGCTGAGCTTCTTGCAGACTACATCCGCTTGCTTGGGGCAGTCAgggtatgaacacacacacactcacaaactcactcactcatgcgcAGGGGTTAAACTATGTGCTTAATCTGGTTTCTACACTGGCACCAGTTCACTGAGTTGAAAGCTTTATTATAAACCTTGGCAGACAGCAgggcaatttttaaaaattgctacAGCTGAGGCATGCATCATACTGTCAGAATATCAGAGCTAATTCTAGGGGCAGACAAGTTTCACAAATTATCAGCTGCTGTTGAAAGCTTTAAATTGCTTTAGCTTTAAAtgagcatctgtgtgtgtgtgtgcgcacatgtcCAGGCTTGCTTTGACCAGCGGATGAAGGCATGGCAGCGCTGGCAGGACGCTGAGAACATGCTTCAGAAGAAACGAGAGACTGAGGCCAAGCTGCTGTGGGCCAACAAGCCAGACAAACTTCAGCAAGCCAAGGATGAGATCACTGAGGTAATGCTGATGTGAAAACCACACAAAATACATGACTGGGGTTTGAGACCCATTACAGCATAATGAGGTTCAGACTtgttatctttttatttatttcttttttctttttttttaaatcaaatgtagaaatgtaaatatgtcaTCCAATGAGTTGACACGTATGTGTTTCTTTTGGGTGGATCAGTGTTTATGCTtgaacagacactcacagtaTTTGAATACAGAATGTACCTGTGTGAGTGCCAGGGTGTCtgggttttgatggtgtgtgagtggtataTGTTTGAAGCAACAGATCGTTTCATTGTAGTCTTTGTTCTCTAAATGGTttgctgtgattgtgtgttgcaGTGGGAGTCTAAGGTCAGTCAGTACGAGAGAGACTTTGAGAGAGTATCTGCCACTGTACGAAAAGAAGTCCTAAGGTTTGAGGTGGGTgtggactgttttttttttttgttttttttttgtgccttgAGTTCCAGACTTGTTggaaaataatgtgaaatggttgtaaatgtttatttacaataatcatctttatttgtttatttttctgcaacagaaagagaaagctcGGGATTTCAAGAAACAAATTGTCAGATATCTAGAGTCTCTGTTAAATTCACAGCAAcaggtacattttttttttgacctgTTTTATACTATTCAGTCCGTTGTAATGAAAAAACGCTcattatatctctctctctccaacatgTAGCTGATCAAGTACTGGGAGGCATTCTTGCCAGAGGCAAAAGCAATTGCATGATGGAGgtgtaaacaaacacatacatacacatacacacacacacacaaatatatatacatatgcatacacagGCCTGCTTAAGACTGAGTCTGCCTTTTCTATACACTTTACCTCTTGCCTATAAACCAAGAGATGTAATgcaaagggaaagagagaagcaatcaatatattttcttttttttcattaatcaaCAGAAGCTTATACTCTTTGATTTAACTATTCTGTTcaattttgtattgttttttccATTTAACATCTATCTTTTCTTTTTGACGGAGctagatttagggtgtgtgtatgcgtgGTGATGGGGCAGGAGCAGTCTgatatgttaatttttttttttttttttgtaaacaaaaaatgaatggCTAGTGTGTAGAAATAGTAGGTGCCATTAGTGTGAAAAGTGTTCACACCAACCAGGGGAAGAAAAGGTCGTTTTGGACAGTGAGATTTAGCACATCAGCAGTGCTAATAGTTTACAGTAGTGGGCTCTCTTCCTCCAAACATAAATGATATCACTTTCTACCCTTCCTCAAGTTTGGATTGTCTTCTGTCCTCGCTCTGCCTCTCTTTGCACCTGCTCCTTCTCCATTCCACCCTCTCCTCCCTGGTGAAATTCGGGCTAGTCCTACACGTGTACTGATGAACGAGAGGATCTTGTTTAGAGTGTGGAAACTGGGCCATTGTGAGCTTCTGTTCTGTGTTAAATGTTTTGATTGAAATAATTCCACATTGTGACTGCAGGCTGGATGAGTTAGGGAAGCTGAATTGTGTAGTCGTACAAGAAAAGGTGATGGAAAATTGCTGTCTGAGCTTAATACTAATGCATGAAATCCATGAAAAGTTAAATATTGAATGATTCGTTTCTTTGTTGATCTTTGTCGTTTGGAGGTAGAGGTGTCACACTGGTTGATGTACTTTAACCAAAGTGGAATGGAGAAAGAAGACCATAAACCACACTCTTTTAGTTAATTTACATGAATTCAGCTATTTTTCCCCCAGGCAATAAAACAACGTACAGAACCCTTACGTCGTTATCTGATGGCTCTAACCTGTTCATACAGGCCACATTCCGCACTTTGGCCACCCTTGGAAGGTCATGTGTTTGTCTTTAAAAGAAGTTCTGAGAGAAATTGTGTGTATAAATTGTGTACTTAAATACAAACTGGTTAAGCACTTATTCTGCCAACCAATGTTACGCTGAAAAAGTCGCCTGTGAGTCTTGTTTAAGCGTGTTTTCCTAaagtgatgtctgttctgtgctACACATTGTATGTCAGAGCCACTCTTATCCCTGAAGTTAATGAAACAGCATTTAAGGCAGTGTTACAAAACAAATGATTTTGTTCAACAATTGTTTAAGCAGAGATATACCCCATAACATTTTCAATTGTATAGTTTAATCCGTCATACACTTATCACATTAGGTTTATTTTTTCCATGTCCCCCCTCTTTTTTTCCTATCAAACGTGATAATCATATTATGTGATTTGGTAGATTGATTATCTTTGTGGTGGTTGACAGGCAGTTTTTCTCCAATATGCTGCTGAGCTAACAGAGATGTTGTATTTGATAAGAATTATTTGCATATCATTCCAccctttaataaataataaagacagTTGcgatttgtccttttttttccctttcagatTGTATTGTTGGACTTGCAGGCAGGACCCTGTGAGTGAGAATCTAAGGGTCTTGCTTGCTTGTCTGGCCCATCAGTCTTTTGAACTGCCATAAATGTTTGTAAAGGTTTATTTGTTagtctgtatttttttaatctttcaaCCAAGCTGGTAGATATTGCTTATGCACACCTTCTGTTGAAAAACACAATAAAGATAGTTTTAAAGAATATGGATCAGCTTTCCTGTGCCTACTGTGGGTTTGTCTCTTAAACGTTTAATGAAGACTGACAGGAGAGTGCTGGGGCTGTGACGAAACAAACACAGTTAGGGATGTTTGGCTTACTGATTTCTGAGGCATGTGGCTTCATGTTCTGGATAGCAGCTTAACTGGCTTTGCCCTGCAAGGCTGATCCGGCAACCTGGCCTTGCGcaaaaattcattttcattgCATTACATTAACCAAGATCACATGAAACCAAGGCTTTTGGACTTGTCTGTAACTGCACTGGTTATCTTTCTCTCCATAGAAGTACAGCAaccttgaaaaataaaatgtttactgaTTATTCAAATCTAATTTCTGATTATAATACTGTGTTTAGGCATAGAATAATGGAATAAACatgatatagaaaataaaatgttatactaTAATTAAAGTAAACACCACAAATcttacaaacatacactatcTACCTGAATCACTTGAATCCGTTAATTTTTGTTCCTCTTTCCGATAGGGAAAtgttacattacacacaacctcagtCAATCTgcaatttgtttaattttatgaTTACATAGACAACTTTCCTGTCTCCCTACTCTGTGGCTTGTTTCATCTCTGAGCCTGCATATCCAGCTGAACCTCTGAACAATTGTAAAGAACATGATAAGATTTTATCTGTTTCATATCATAATCTAGTATTTATTAGCTGCGTTGAAAGGGATGTGGTATTCTGTGTAAATGTTTCATTATCACGGAATAGTTTCAGATGGACAACATGGCATTGTTTCCTCATGTAGAAAAATTCCTGTTGTCCAACAACAAGGCTGAGGAGTCTGCGAAGAGCACAGTTCCAACAGACAGGACTGAAGTGGTTTGCCGTTTCAAAAATGAAACTTTCccacactgaagaaatgcaTAAATTTTTAATATCACATTCCCCCTTTTATCAAATGCAAATTTTTTAGAACCTTCTTACTCTCAGGTATACACCTCAGGCatatgaaaatgtttatttgcaTCTAAAGTCAGATATGTAAGGCATAAAACACAGCAGGCCATGCTGTTAAAAGACGATGATCGAcagcagggtggtgtgatgatgccTGCTGTGATGTCGAGTTACTTCTAGTAGCACAAGGTAAGTTCTTTCCTCATAATATCGTGTctcagagtgttttattccatcaCTACTGCAGCAGTTTGCCATCATTTATAATTATCAGTAATTAAAATCATTGAAAAATCTAAGTTAGTTCCTGCTGTTAGTCAtgatagcagctgtaaacaatcTTTCCCGGTCTTCACAGTCTTGGAAGTTAATGTgacaaaatagacaaaatagaAGCTTATGATTTTAGAGTGAAAGTCCTCTGTTCTGGCTTTCCAATGGTGGAAAACTCACTCTAATAGCTCTAATATTTTTTCTCCTAACAACCAAAAACTTCCTTTTCTCATATAActgaatattaatatacattttattattagtagtctTCGATTATGTCAAGAATCTGCAATAGTACCTATGAATTGAAGGTGATAAAGTATTAGACTGAatgctttaatataaatgtgacTTGCAATTGGAGccactgttatagaaaatgaatcgacaccttctgaccaatcaggaaaGAGAAATCTAACACACTGTGGTTGAATTATGAATGTTTAATTACTGTAAGACATGTGGTAAGGTGTGTATTTCTGAAAAAGTTACGCATGTCTTTAGCTATGACTAGGAAACTTCCCCTTCTCCCTGTCTGCACGTGGCCAGTTTGCTATTTGAAAATTTCAGTTCAAATTCACGTTGATGTATCTTCTAATAATAGTGTCTGATTTGTCTCCAAGCACAATTGTTGAATCACGTTCACAGACAAGCAGCTGacatcagcaaaaaaaatatctgtacATGAGTAAATGTCACCACGTCACGTGAAGTGTGGTGATGATGCACATCATACACAGTCAGGAACTGGAAAAGCAGAAGTCCCAGAACCCTGGCACTGAAGTGACATCACTTTCAAGACTGTAGGAGCCTGTCATGTACTTTTTCATTAAATCATATCAACTTGGGAAAGATAGTGTAGCCTATTGGAGAAGTTTTAGTggtctgttttttccccctgttaTAATAAGCTGTAGTCTTATAGAAGGCCTTTCCATTAGATTTGTCAGGAATTTGGGATCTTTCTGCAAAACGTGAGATCAGACACTAAtgttgaggaggtctggggtgcagtcagtggtccagttcatcccaaagtggggttcagtggggttgagtcagagacagggctctgtgcaggacattcCAGTTCTTCCATTCCAACCTTAACTTCTAGCCCATGTCTTCTTCATTGAGCTGCTCCATTTGAGCACAGAGgcatcgtcatgctggaacagggttagagtctcagttccagtgaagagacaTTTTTAAGGCTACAGCACCCAGAGACATTCTATACCAGCATTGCGTGCTAcaaaactttgtggaaacagttagaggaagaaccacatatgacGTATAGTGTGTCTTTAAGAATGTTTTTAATCACTGACAGGATGAATGAATTAGCTGCTTCAGCATCCAGTGATTAGTCAGAGCGCTGCATGACTCTTcgcatgatctctctctctctctcacacacacacacacacacacacacacacacatacacacacaaacttacaaaTTAAACTTTAAGTCAGTGTGGGTCTCGCGCATTCACTAAGATGCATATAAACTGAATCATGCTTTAAAAAAGACTTTATAaaggtgtgtttctgtttgttttctgggTGGAGCACGTGGGAAAGCGCCAATCAGCGCGCcggtgtgtttgtttgtgggcggagcttatgCTGTGGCTTGTGAGCGCTGTTCCTTCAAACGTTCATGTTGTAGCGTTGAGATCCAGACCGCTGACTTCACCTGTTGTGGGcttaatattttacattcttCTTACTTTAATTCTCACTTTACGATAGAGAAAGTTTCTCCCACGCACTGAAGCTATGGCGGAACGGTCCTGAAGTGAAACAGACACCGGACTGCTTTTCTTCTCGACCTGGACGGAGAGTGGACGCCGGTTTTTAAAGGGCGCTCGTGCGGCGATGCTGAATCTGACCGCGATGATTGAGGTGTCGATCCCCTCTATGCACCGAGAAGTGGACGAGTCAGGAAAGTCACACAAAGTGAGTACTGACTGTGCTCTAACTTAttccaaagtgtgtgtgtgtgtgtgtgtgtgtgtgttttaatgaattaaagatACAAACCACTGTGATAATGAATCCTCTTGGACATCTTCAAAGCATCTTCTCTACCACCTGTGTCCTGCATCCAAATCGAAATGATATTTTAAACACAATTAAGACAAATTCTAAACTGAACCTGATCATTTTTACACAATTACACCAGATATCAATATCTCACAAATCTATCGGACCTATTTTCTTGTACTGGGGCTTCACACAAGACATCACATAAAGCCCTAAAACCACTAAACCAGCCAAAAGCCTTTATATTAGATTCTGATAGAAATCTACATTTAATGAGAACACGAGGAGCCAAAGATgtaaagtaaagtgaagtgaagtgaaagtgaAGTGTGATTTTAACCCACCTCTAATTTACTCAtcaagctgaatgaatgaatgaatgaacaaactaCAGAAATGTTCTGCTTTAAACAGTTCCTCTTTGCGTGCATTTTTCTGAATCAGATGTGACATACAGGACATACAGAAAGGTCAATAAAAGCTGGAACTGTAAtaatttgacacacacacatttgggattcacacccagacacctgtccACCATGTTGCTGGGTCAGTGATGGGCAACGAATAAACAAACATTCATTTTGCTCTCCGGTGCATGTTCAATCACACCAGCCAGGAAATGAGGTGATACTAATGGTAGTTACGAAAGAAGCAACTTGGCTTTTAATTAGTATTCCAACACACACTGAGGCAATTTTCTGGCATGTGAAGTTGGACGTGCTGTGACGTGTCCTCTGATAGAATAATAAACATCAGCTCACACTGATTCGGTACAATACACCAGAatccagtatatgtgtgtatgtgtgtttgatgtttATCTCTCAGGTTAAAAGTAGGACCTGTTAGAGACAGCTGAATCACAGCATGCTGAAATGTGTTGATGTCACTCAAAGCTCAAATGGCTTTCACCAAAAGTCATGCCCCAACTGTGCATACAGCAACGTGATGACGCAGAGGAACTGCCAACTGCAAGCTcactgtgtaatgtgtatgtaataGTATGTATTTGGGGAAGGATTAAAACACAACCAGGTGAGCTCtttcaggaaaataatcatgtgATGCAGCCCAAAGTGGAACATTATCACTCTCTGAGCTGATGCACTGACAAACAAGAATTCTCAAATCGTGAATTTTTTCGGGTCAGGCTGTGTGTGACGGTGACCAGCATAGATGGAATATTGATTGTGTGTTGTTGACCACTCTGAGCTGGTATGTTGAACACATTGGCCTTGTGTGTAAGTGCCTGAGTGGACACGGGGGTCCTGTGTCTCAGGACTTCATCCTAGCGGAAGCATGCAACCCTGCCGCCAGTGACAATGgctgctctgtgagtgtgtgagacagagtgagtatgtgagacagagtgagtgtttgagagcGTGTCAGTGAGCCTCGGAGAGAGCAAAGAAATCAGACAGGCTGAATGGAGCTCTTTGCAGGCAGTACACTtctgacccaaaacacacagcagactAGTGTGTACCCTCAAGGCTCTCTCCCCAGGGGTTAAGAGCATTGTAGACCCTGCTATACCCTTTCCGTTACATTCAGAGGGTTTGTCACTGTTGTAGTTTCTCTCTGCAGGTTTGAGCTTCTCAGCATCGCAGCTGGCACTTATAGCAGGACAATTCACAAACATAGATAAGCGGAAGCTGGGCTTTAGAACtgatttaaatttaataatgtatataaacacactcactcactcactcactcacacacacacacacacacacacacactcactcacacacactcagtgtttcaTTTTAAAAGCTCTTTTGGTTGAACATCACTCGTCAAAAAATATTGAATGGTTTACTTGTAAAAATGTATACAACTATATCAATATAATAGTGTTAAGTCTTTTTTAGGAAGTCGGTTTGAGTAAGTTTGGAAGTGGGAGGAGAACATGGGAAAGTTATCTATaataatcaacaaaaaaaatcatgttaaaaTGCCTTAAAACATGTATGTCAATTACAACAATATATGTGTTATGTGTCATGTGTTAGAGCTCTTTTATTGTTGTGATTGCTgttctgacactctctctctctctctctcacacacacacacacacacacacaaacacacacctagaTCATACTCATTTGACTTACTATCCTTGTGAGAAACATACATTGgtctaattaataataataaataactcagTGACTCATTACatctttttaaattaatttttaacaaATACCTTGTGGAGAccagcgctctctctctctctctctctctctctctctctcacacacacgcacgcacacacatgcacgcacgcacgcacacacacacacacacacacgcacacacagtccATGTGGGTTTTGGGCTCTGCCCTCAGCCAGCTGTCCCTGTCCTTTGGTCAGAAGGCTAAGGGAGGACAACATAATGAAAGTTACTTTAAATTGTGACACATGCTCAGTTGTTCAGCCAGAATTTGAATGACGAGCCTGGCTATATAATTTTGGGCAGCTGCAGTAATCCTTACCAAAATGGTGTTGAGTGCAGAAGAGGCTATAAGCTAAGGCAGCAGTAGGGCCACTGTAAACCTGCCTCTTTCAACCAATCTGTTTTGTGCAACACACCAGTGACATAAGCACACTGAAACATGATTTTCTGTGTGCTATAGGCATCATGTGTTTGCCTATGTGATTTAACCATGCTGTGTGATTCGGCATGTTATGCCatgttttaatgattttttttaaaaaatggcttATATGAACGAATGCGGACAAAGCTATTGAGTTCTCAAATCTCaagtcagaaggtgttgattaatttgctGTAGCAGCAGCACTGAGTCTAGTTTAACTTTAACATGCTGTTTCTGATGTCCGATttaatcgtttctatagtaacaacttagaCATGAACTTGTATAGTAGATTAGTGAACTGGTgcataaaggaaaataatcaacttgaTGGTCGTAAAACCTCACACCACATAATTTTTACTCCTAATATGTAACTAAACAATTTAACAAGTATATTGTTAATCTcctgaagcttttttttttctggacagAACAGGATTCGGCTCAGAAAGACTACGTTGCTGTTAATGAAAGGGCAACTTCAGCCTGGTGTAGATGAGAGTCATGCTGTTTCTCACATTCCTGCTGGGTCTCCAGagcacacagtcacacaaactcTGCTTTCAGTCTAACTTAATTAGCTAATAAAGttgcccaaacacacacagctcctccTGTAGATATTTTACACTGGAGATTTGGAAACTtgtgtattttacattattGTAAGATGAGTTGAAATCTCACAAATTCTTACTTGCTTTAAAGAATTTTTTGTGCATAAGTCAATGTGCCTCTGGCTCTCAGGACCCAGTGTTGCATCACTCAGGTACCTTGACTTGTCAAAGCATGCTTGATTAGGCTTCTCTTGCATTCCCATCCACTCAACAAGGAACAAGTCAAAGACCTGTCCTCCCTCAGAGGTGAGGCAGATGAGAAGTGAAACTTTTTGCTCAGAGTGAGAACAGATGCGAAGTGGAAGTGAGTACTGCTAGTTCCGGTATTGGTaaggaaaaatgggaaactTCAAGGACGTGAAATCCTCTGTTGTAGTTTACCGGAACACAAACATTTTCCTGATAGCAGCGCTGAGCTGTGTCGTGATCAGGAACCTGAAATGCATTCGGTTTCATCTTTGGCTCTTAAAATGAGATTTGTATTGTAATTGTGTTATATTTCCTACATTCAGTAGGCTGTACTCTGACCTAGTAGCAGATGGATT comes from Hemibagrus wyckioides isolate EC202008001 linkage group LG14, SWU_Hwy_1.0, whole genome shotgun sequence and encodes:
- the snx1a gene encoding sorting nexin-1a isoform X2 yields the protein MAAGSKRSPPPFPDSEEQDPEPELGEDEDSDEGADIFTGSVLSHTPVDPLVHVSTPKDVFSEALEDPLNDRGKANTEPEKSASDTKGVEVDLFADPLGESGAQAVPDKNSAPLSNVSEAPPKSSIPKSEASSEVFGASQNDVKKSADIFEEPPKDEPLQASVKKPKGKESIKGRNDQSKNATTDLFTEEVTRVPPPAAAKPSTDSSSKTNGLHSDEDDLFTEATVELSLDSPHNDHRKRETPKASAPASSLSASASASKPQPKTLEELEEEEKEDKFDLNISVTNPEKVGDGMNAYMAYRVSTQTTLSMFRSKQFTVRRRFSDFLGLYEKLSEKHSQNGHIVPPPPEKSILGMTKVKVGKEDPSSAEFVERRRAALERYLQRLVSHPSLLQDPDVREFLEKEELPRAVSTQALSGAGFLKMINKATDAVSKMTIKMNESDVWFEDKLQEVENEDQQLRKLHAMVESLVNHRKELSMNTAVFAKSVAMLGSSEDNTALSRALSQLAEVEDRIEQLHQDQASNDFFIFAELLADYIRLLGAVRACFDQRMKAWQRWQDAENMLQKKRETEAKLLWANKPDKLQQAKDEITEWESKVSQYERDFERVSATVRKEVLRFEKEKARDFKKQIVRYLESLLNSQQQLIKYWEAFLPEAKAIA
- the snx1a gene encoding sorting nexin-1a isoform X1 → MAAGSKRSPPPFPDSEEQDPEPELGEDEDSDEGADIFTGSVLSHTPVDPLVHVSTPKDVFSEALEDPLNDRGKANTEPEKSASDTKGVEVDLFADPLGESGAQAVPDKNSAPLSNVSEAPPKSSIPKSEASSEVFGASQNDVKKSADIFEEPPKDGMSKTAPKPVSGASATKKEPNADLFGDDDDDGGDLFAEPLQASVKKPKGKESIKGRNDQSKNATTDLFTEEVTRVPPPAAAKPSTDSSSKTNGLHSDEDDLFTEATVELSLDSPHNDHRKRETPKASAPASSLSASASASKPQPKTLEELEEEEKEDKFDLNISVTNPEKVGDGMNAYMAYRVSTQTTLSMFRSKQFTVRRRFSDFLGLYEKLSEKHSQNGHIVPPPPEKSILGMTKVKVGKEDPSSAEFVERRRAALERYLQRLVSHPSLLQDPDVREFLEKEELPRAVSTQALSGAGFLKMINKATDAVSKMTIKMNESDVWFEDKLQEVENEDQQLRKLHAMVESLVNHRKELSMNTAVFAKSVAMLGSSEDNTALSRALSQLAEVEDRIEQLHQDQASNDFFIFAELLADYIRLLGAVRACFDQRMKAWQRWQDAENMLQKKRETEAKLLWANKPDKLQQAKDEITEWESKVSQYERDFERVSATVRKEVLRFEKEKARDFKKQIVRYLESLLNSQQQLIKYWEAFLPEAKAIA